The genomic stretch CGTTGCGGTAGAACGCAGCCACCCCGCACGCGAGCCGACCGTTGCGCTCACCCCAGGCCACGCCCGCGCCGGTGCGGAACGCCGCGACGAGCTTGTCCTCGTCGAACCACATCGACGCCGGGGCGTTCCACGCGTGGGGGATGTAGTAGGGGCTGTCTTCGTCCGCGAGCACCATCGCGTGCTCGTTCTCGAGCTCGTAGGTGTCGCTGAAGGCGTGATACGCGATGTATCCGCCGGCGGCCTGCGCGCTCAGCCACTCACGCACGTAGCGCTCGGCGCACTGCGCGCGCTCGGCGAGTTCACGCGAGCTGACGGGGCCTGCGCCCGCCAGTGCCTTGTAGAGCCCGAGCTTGGCGCCGAGGCTGACGAGCACGCCGGTGTACCCGGCGGTCGCGTCGCCGAGGGCGCGCATCACGAAAGCTTCGAGCTTGGACGGATCAATGGGGGTGGTGTCGGTGGTCATGGCGATCTCTGCTCCAGGTGAGTGGTTCCTCGATGCGCTCATCATTCGCCCCCGACCCGAGCCGCGGCAGAGTCGGAATCGCCCCGAATCGGTCCGTTCGTGCCACCCTCGTCGGTTTCATGGCTCCACGCGCCCGCAGCCCTCGCGCCGAATCCGCGTCCTTGCACGTCAGCCTGCTCGCCCTGCCAGACGCCGTGATCTCCACCCTCAGCGGCCTCTTCGACGTGATGAACGGGGCCACGTTGATGGCATCGAGCGGCCAGTCGCGGCCACCGTTCCATGTGCAGACGGTCGGTGAGCAGACGGGGTCGCTGATGCTCGCGAGCGGCCTACCGATCGAGGTCCAGCGCGCGATCGACGACTTCGACCGCACCGACATCGTGATCGTTCCCTCCGTGCTCCTGAAATCGCATCAGTGGAAGACGGGTCGATACCCTCGCCTCGTCGCATGGCTGAAGCGCATGCACGCGCGCGGCGCGATCCTATGCTCGGCGTGCTCGGGCATCTTCCTGCTCGCCGAGACGGGCCTCTTCGACGGGAAGGACGCGACGGTGCACTTCGGCTACGCCGGCGCGTTCGCCTCGCTCTATCCCGAGATCGCAATCCACCCCGAGCGCGTGTTGGTGATCTCCGGGCGTCGCGAAGAGTTCGTGTGCTCGGGTGCGTCGACGACCTGGCACGACTTGGTGCTCTATCTCATCGCCCGGTACGCTGGCGCGACCATGGCCCAAGACGTCGCGCGGGCCTTCGCGCTGCAGTGGCATCAGGATGGTCTCGCGCCGTACATCGTGTTCGAGGGGAAGCGCGACCAC from Sandaracinaceae bacterium encodes the following:
- a CDS encoding helix-turn-helix domain-containing protein translates to MAPRARSPRAESASLHVSLLALPDAVISTLSGLFDVMNGATLMASSGQSRPPFHVQTVGEQTGSLMLASGLPIEVQRAIDDFDRTDIVIVPSVLLKSHQWKTGRYPRLVAWLKRMHARGAILCSACSGIFLLAETGLFDGKDATVHFGYAGAFASLYPEIAIHPERVLVISGRREEFVCSGASTTWHDLVLYLIARYAGATMAQDVARAFALQWHQDGLAPYIVFEGKRDHGDGEILGAQDWLLRHFAVARPVEEMIKRSKLAERTFKRRFVTATGLAPIEYVQRLRIEDAKRRLERTEEPADTISWRVGYEDPAFFRRLFKRVTGMAPGAYRKRFRIPDFARPS